The nucleotide sequence CTCCTCCACAAAGGCTTTCCGTTGCTGTTGGGGCTAGGAGTGATGTCTTGTTTCCAAAATTTATTTTATAAACTGCATTATGATTTTTTTTAAAGCATACAGGTCTTTGTCCTATGGGTAATCAAGGTTAAAACTGGAGCAGTTTTTAAAAATTACTGCATAATTAATTGGCCTCTAATTTCACCCCCACTATAAGCGGAACTATGCAGGTTTACATAGTAAAGATTGGCTTTTAAATCTGCTTCCTGCTCAGTGGTTAAAGCAACGCTAGTATAATTAATAGGAGAAATAAAAGTGCTAAATCCAAATACTGGTGAACCGCTTACCCCAACAGCTCCTTTGTGTATGTGGGCATTAGTTACCGTTAAACCGGTATAAATAACATTAACAGTAAATATTTTAGTAACGTTATCAAATGTCAAAACTGCCGTACCAGTTGCAGTTGAAGAGTTTGCTGGAACTTCGCTAGCGCCATTTAGGACAGCTTTAAAAGTAATCATATTGTTGGTTTTATTATCATCATCGTCTTTATCACAAGATGAAAAACTAACAAGAACAAGTAAAAGAAAAACTAACTTCAGTATAGTTTTCATAATAGTTCATTTTAGAGGTTGGTAAATAGTTATTTAAACATTAAATTGGAATAAATATTCATATAAATGTAATGAAAATAAATTATTTAAAAACCTAAAACCTAACTTAATATATTGAAAATTAGTAATTTAATCTGAAATTGAGTAAGGCGGTAAAGATTATTGATGGTGATAAGGTTCGTTTCTCAAAATTGTAAAACCACGGTATAATTGTTCGATGAAAAAAAGTCGTACCATTTGGTGAGAAAAGGTCATTAAGGAGAGTGAAATTTTTCCTTTGGCTTTGGCATAAACCATATCCGAAAAACCATAAGGGCCACCAATAACAAAAACTAAAGTCTTAATACCAGAGTTCATTTTCTTTTGTAATTCTTCTGAAAAACCAACACTCGAAAAGTTTTTACCGTTTTCGTCTAATAAAACCAGTTGGTCGGTTGGACTTATTTTAGATAAAATGAGTTCACCTTCTTTTTCCTTTTGCTGACTTTCAGATAAGTTTTTGACGTTTTTGATATCGGGAATAATCTCTAAGTCAAACTTAATGTAGAAAGACAGTCTTTTGGTATAGTCGTCGATTAAGGTTTGTAATGCTTTATTGTCGGTTTTGCCTATGGCAATGAGTTTGATGTTCATGGGAAAAGGTTCTAAAAAGCAAAGATAGAAAACTAGTTGAAAAGGTTTAACCGCAAAGTGCGCTAAGTTTTTAAAGAAGCCTAGTAAGATATTTTAAATTTCTTTAATTTCTCAAATTTGTGTTTCCTTTAACCGCAAAGTGTACTAAGTTATTCGTAAAGTCCTTTAAAATTTTTTTAATTCATTAAATCTGTATTCCTTTTTAGCGCATTTTGCGGTTAATTAATCACTCTGGTTACTCAAAAGTTCGGATTTGACCTATTGACCCAGTTTCAGTTGGTGTTAATTCATAAACGGCATTGGGTGCCAAAAGTTTTTCTATACGATGAGAAACAAATAGAATTGTAATCTCCGTTTCTTGGGCTAAATGAGAGATAAGTTGGGTTACTAATTCGACGTTTTCATCATCGAGTCCTTCTGTTGGTTCGTCTAGAATTAATAATGGCGGGTGTTTGAGTACAGCACGAACAATCATTATCAGTCGTTGTTGACCAATGGAAAGATCGAGAAATGATTTTTTCTTCAGATGAGTCATGTTAAGAAAATCGAACCATTCGTCAGCTTTTTTTTGTTGTAGGGTGGAAGGTTGTGTATATAAACCAACAGAATCAAAAAATCCAGAAAGAATCATTTGTTCTACAGTTTGTTTTTTTTGAAATAAATCGGTCATGGCGGTGGCGTATTGTCCGATGTTTTTCTTGATATCCCAAATACTTTCTCCACTTCCTTTTTTCATACCAAAGAGATGTAAGTCTTGTCCGTAGCCTTTGGAGTTATCTCCAGAAATTAATGAAAGGATGGTGCTTTTTCCTGAACCATTTGGTCCTATAAGTTGCCAGAATTCTCCTTTTTTGATAGTCCAATTGATATTGTTTAAAATAGGTCTTTCATTATAACTTACCGATAAATTATTCATTTGGATTAATACCGTTCCAGGACAAACAATCGAGTCAATGGATGAAGGAATTGGTTTTAATGTAAAAGGGTTTGAAGTTGATTCTTTTTGTTTTATGGGTTCCAGCACAAACGAATTGTCCTTTATTTGTCGTTTGTTAATGACAAAGGGCAATACATCATCAAGACGATTAATGAGTTGAATAAATATAATATGTTGTGCTAAGTTTTCTAATTGTAATACCAATTCTTTCCTGGAAAAATGATCCAAGTGGTCTAGCGGATTGTCCAGTATAATAAAGTCAGGTTGTTGTTTTATACAGTATTTTAGAAATGCTTTTTTACGTTCTCCCGATGAAAAAGTTCTTAGTTGGCGATGGGTTTCAGGTGCGGCTTCAACTGAATCGTATTGATATTCCTTTTCAATGAATTTTTCGATGGCTAAATCAGAAAAAAGAATCCCTTTTTTAGAATTAAAAGGTTGCAATTCACCATTAGCATTTTGATTTATGAGACTTGTGATGAAATCTTTTTTGGCTACTTGATTACTTAAAAGGATATCCCAATGTTCGAGTTGTTGCATTTATTAGTTTTAGGGTTAAAATTACTTCTTCAGTTTATAACAAAAAAAGATTTAACAAATAAAATTAATTGGCTTGCGACTTTTGCACTTTGTTTTTTATTGGAGGAATCGTTTGTAAATAATCATAAATAGCAGCAACTTCTTTGTCTGTAAGCAGTGTATAGGGTGTCATAGGATAAGCTAAACTGGTTTTATCATCGACTATTCCAAAGCGTACTGCTTTGATGAATTTTTCCTTTGACCAATTTCCGATGCCTGTTTCTTTATCTGGTGTTAAATTAGGTGTCAGCATTACTTTTCCGTCTCGGTTTAAGGGCTTGTTTCCACCAGCAAAATATCCTTTACTTAATTCTGGTTCTAAAAAGTTATTTGTTTTAAAATCGGCAGAATGACATGAATAACAATCTAAATTGATTGCTAAATATTTTCCAAGTGCAACGGTGTTTGTAGTGTCTGGAAGTTGAATTTTTTCGCTAGGTAAAGGAAAAGGTTTCCAAGCAACACGGCATAATAATTTAGTTAAAAAAGCTGGTTTTGTGGGGGTGTCAGGTGTTGGGTCTGCTTTCATAAGTGGGTCATCTGATCTTAAAAAGGAAATGATTGCGTTTATGTCATCATCCGCCATATGGGGTAATTTAGCCATATAAGGAGGCGTATATTGTCCATCTTTTTTTACACCTGTTCGCAATAAGTATAAGATTTCGGCATCCGTCCAATTTCCAATTCCATATGTTTTATCTTGAGTAATATTTTGAGAATAAATTTCTCCAAATTCTGTAGGAGCATCGAGCATTTTGGTTCCTGTAAGTTTGCCTGTTTCGTGATTCATATGGCAGTTTGCACAAAGCATTAATGCTAGTTTTTTACCTCTTTTAATGGTTAATGAGTCACTTTTTACTTGATAATCTATCTTTAAAGTCTCGTATTTTGGAACATCGGTTGCATTTATGTAGACATAACCAGCAGCAGCAATGGTAAATAAGGAGATAATCAAAAGTCCGATAATTTTTAAAATTTTTTTCATGTTGCAGATTGTTTTAAAAAAAATAATAGATTTTTCGAAACATAAATTTACAAAAAATTAACAAGTGTTTCTTATAGTTCTTTGTTTTTTAGAGTGTTATAATTTTTTATTATAAATAAAAACTACTTTTATATAAATGGAATGCGTAAGTAGTTGTACTTTATAGCTCTAGTATTGCATTTCATTATACCTATATTCTTTTATATCCACAAAATATATTCTAATTTAGCCTTATATTAAATTTCTTTAAAAATGATTAGTGAATCACAATTTCAAGACGAGTTACAAATTTTAATTGCAAATGCTATCCGTGAGGATGTAGGGGACGGAGATCATAGTTCGCTAGCTTGTATTCCTTCAGATGCACAAGGTAAAGCGAAATTATTGGTGAAAGACGAAGGGATTATTGCTGGTGTGGCTTTGGCTAAAATGGTTTTTGAATATGTTGATGCCAGTTTGAAAATAGAAACTTTTATTGCAGATGGTACGCCAGTAAAGTTTGGTGATGTTGTTTTTCATGTATCAGGAAGTTCACAATCGATTTTGAAAGCCGAGCGATTGGTGTTGAATTCCATGCAACGTATGTCGGCTATTGCGACGAAAACCAATAGTTATGTGCAACTATTAGCAGGAACCGATACTAAAATATTAGACACACGTAAAACAACACCAAGTTTTCGTGTGGCCGAAAAATGGGCCGTAAAAATAGGGGGTGGCGAAAATCATCGTTTTGCACTCTATGATATGGTGATGTTAAAGGATAATCATATAGATTTTGCAGGCGGAATTAGTTTGGCGATTGCTAAAACTAAAGAGTATCTGAAAAGAGAAAATCGTGACCTAAAAATAATTGTTGAAGCTAGAGATTTAGATGAAGTTAAAGAAATAGTAGCTAGCGGTGGTGTTTATCGTATCCTTTTGGATAATTTTGATTACGAAATGACAAAAGAAGCGGTGAAACTTATTGGTGATCAATGCTTGACTGAATCGTCAGGGAATATCAATGAAGATACGATTCGTCAATATGCTGAGTGTGGAGTGAATTACATTTCTTCAGGCGCATTAACACATTCTATTTATAATATGGATTTAAGTTTAAAAGCATTTTAGAACGAATATTGGTTGTGATTGATGATTATATTTAAACACATAGATCTTTCTGGTGACAAGCAGGAACATAGATAAAAATGGAATAGATAGTCCAAATAAATTGGGTTCACATAGCTATGATTTACTAAAAAGAAGCAAAGTGCCTTACTTTTTTCTAAATAAAAAGATGCCCCTATGTGTTTTAAAAACTATAAATTGAATTACTCTAGCAATAAATTATATCATTAATGTCAGCAGAAATTGAAGAAATATTCAATCGGGTTCCTATACTACGAAACTTAGTTAAGGGATTAAAAAAAATAAAACTTCCAAAGTTAGAAGGACTTACGCTCTATGATTTACTTGAATTATATGGGTTAGGGCTGACAGAGAGTGCTTTTTCTAATCGTGCTGGATCAATTGCGTTTAGTTTTTTCATGGCATTATTTCCTTTTGCTTTATTTATTTTAAATTTAATACCATATATCCCAATTGAAGGATTTCAACAAGATTTTTTAAAATTTGTTGCTGATGGTGTACCGCCAAATACCTTTTCTGCTATCGAAAGTATTATTGACGATATTTTGAATAATAGTCATTCAGGCTTATTATCAACGGGTTTTTTCTTGTCTATATTTTTACAGGCTAATGGATTAAATGCGATCCTTGGGGGATTTGAAAAATCAGCTCATGTATTGGTAAAAAGAGGATTTTTTCAACAATATTTAGTAGCATTAGGGATGTCGTTAGCTTTGTCATTTTTATTAATAATTACCGTAGCAATCATTGTTGTTTTTGAAGTTGTTATTCAATTGAAAGCAGTTCAAGACATCCTCAGTGATAGTATTCCAATGATTATTTTAGGAAGGTATGTTTTTTTAGTTTTGATGGTTTTAATCACAACTTCCATTTTATTCAAATTTGGGACAAAACATAAATACCATGGTGCATTTATATCAGTTGCCTCAGTGTTTACAACTGTTTTGACAATTGTAATCTCCTATTTTTTTGGAGTATGGGTGGTTCATTTTTCTAAGTATAATGAATTGTATGGGTCTATTGGAACGTTGCTGATTGTGATGTTTTATATTTGGATCAACTGTATGATTTTATTATTAGGTTTTGAGTTGAATGCGACCATCGATAAACTCAGAAAAGATAACGCTAAAAACCGAATTGAAGATTAAGTTGTCTTAGCTTCTGTTTGTAAGGATTTGTTATTCAAATGCAAAAGAGTTCTTCATTCATAATAAACTAAAATTAAATAAATGCCTTTTTTTGTTGAAGTAATTTTGCCGCTATCACTTGCTAAAACATTCACATATAGTGTCTCGGAAGCCGAGTATCATTATATTCAAAAAGGAATGCGATTAGCTGTCCCTTTTGGAAAAAGCAAAATATATACTGCCTTGGTTATTGAAGTTCATCAAAATCAGCCTACTTTATATGAAGCTAAGGAAATTGAGCAAATTCTCGACGAAAGACCGATAGTTACCGAAAAACAAATTAAGCATTGGCAATGGATTGCCTCCTATTATATGTGTGCGATTGGCGATGTGTATCGAGCTGCCTTGCCTTCAGCATTTTTGTTGGAAAGTGAAACGCAAATTGTTTTAAAAGAAGCTGGATTTGTTGATGATGCCCAGCTTTCGGATGAAGAATATTTGATTTATCAAGCATTACAAATTCAGTCTCTGTTAAAGATTCAAGAGATTAGCGCTATACTTAATAAAAAAACGATTTTTCCAGTCATTCAAAAAATGATTGACAAAAATATCATTGTACTTCAAGAGGAAATTCAAGAAACCTATAAACCCAAATTAGTTCGATACATTCGTTTACATACTAAATACGATTCGAATGAAGGTCTAGGAATGTTGTTAGAATTATTAAAAAACGCCAATAAACAGAAAGAGGTAGTCTTGGCTTATTTTCAATTAAGTGCAGTTGAAAAAAAGCCGATTGCTGTTAAAAAACTGACTGAAGTCTCGGGTAGCGCTTCAATTGTAAAAGCGTTGATTAATAAAGAAATATTCGAAGAGTATTTCATTCAGGAAGACCGAGTGCAATTTGGCGGGAAATCAAGTGACGATAAAATTATATTGAGTGAAGCGCAGCAAAACG is from Flavobacterium sp. NG2 and encodes:
- a CDS encoding CHRD domain-containing protein, with the protein product MKTILKLVFLLLVLVSFSSCDKDDDDNKTNNMITFKAVLNGASEVPANSSTATGTAVLTFDNVTKIFTVNVIYTGLTVTNAHIHKGAVGVSGSPVFGFSTFISPINYTSVALTTEQEADLKANLYYVNLHSSAYSGGEIRGQLIMQ
- the rlmH gene encoding 23S rRNA (pseudouridine(1915)-N(3))-methyltransferase RlmH produces the protein MNIKLIAIGKTDNKALQTLIDDYTKRLSFYIKFDLEIIPDIKNVKNLSESQQKEKEGELILSKISPTDQLVLLDENGKNFSSVGFSEELQKKMNSGIKTLVFVIGGPYGFSDMVYAKAKGKISLSLMTFSHQMVRLFFIEQLYRGFTILRNEPYHHQ
- a CDS encoding ATP-binding cassette domain-containing protein; this encodes MQQLEHWDILLSNQVAKKDFITSLINQNANGELQPFNSKKGILFSDLAIEKFIEKEYQYDSVEAAPETHRQLRTFSSGERKKAFLKYCIKQQPDFIILDNPLDHLDHFSRKELVLQLENLAQHIIFIQLINRLDDVLPFVINKRQIKDNSFVLEPIKQKESTSNPFTLKPIPSSIDSIVCPGTVLIQMNNLSVSYNERPILNNINWTIKKGEFWQLIGPNGSGKSTILSLISGDNSKGYGQDLHLFGMKKGSGESIWDIKKNIGQYATAMTDLFQKKQTVEQMILSGFFDSVGLYTQPSTLQQKKADEWFDFLNMTHLKKKSFLDLSIGQQRLIMIVRAVLKHPPLLILDEPTEGLDDENVELVTQLISHLAQETEITILFVSHRIEKLLAPNAVYELTPTETGSIGQIRTFE
- a CDS encoding cytochrome c, with product MKKILKIIGLLIISLFTIAAAGYVYINATDVPKYETLKIDYQVKSDSLTIKRGKKLALMLCANCHMNHETGKLTGTKMLDAPTEFGEIYSQNITQDKTYGIGNWTDAEILYLLRTGVKKDGQYTPPYMAKLPHMADDDINAIISFLRSDDPLMKADPTPDTPTKPAFLTKLLCRVAWKPFPLPSEKIQLPDTTNTVALGKYLAINLDCYSCHSADFKTNNFLEPELSKGYFAGGNKPLNRDGKVMLTPNLTPDKETGIGNWSKEKFIKAVRFGIVDDKTSLAYPMTPYTLLTDKEVAAIYDYLQTIPPIKNKVQKSQAN
- the nadC gene encoding carboxylating nicotinate-nucleotide diphosphorylase, encoding MISESQFQDELQILIANAIREDVGDGDHSSLACIPSDAQGKAKLLVKDEGIIAGVALAKMVFEYVDASLKIETFIADGTPVKFGDVVFHVSGSSQSILKAERLVLNSMQRMSAIATKTNSYVQLLAGTDTKILDTRKTTPSFRVAEKWAVKIGGGENHRFALYDMVMLKDNHIDFAGGISLAIAKTKEYLKRENRDLKIIVEARDLDEVKEIVASGGVYRILLDNFDYEMTKEAVKLIGDQCLTESSGNINEDTIRQYAECGVNYISSGALTHSIYNMDLSLKAF
- a CDS encoding YihY/virulence factor BrkB family protein — encoded protein: MSAEIEEIFNRVPILRNLVKGLKKIKLPKLEGLTLYDLLELYGLGLTESAFSNRAGSIAFSFFMALFPFALFILNLIPYIPIEGFQQDFLKFVADGVPPNTFSAIESIIDDILNNSHSGLLSTGFFLSIFLQANGLNAILGGFEKSAHVLVKRGFFQQYLVALGMSLALSFLLIITVAIIVVFEVVIQLKAVQDILSDSIPMIILGRYVFLVLMVLITTSILFKFGTKHKYHGAFISVASVFTTVLTIVISYFFGVWVVHFSKYNELYGSIGTLLIVMFYIWINCMILLLGFELNATIDKLRKDNAKNRIED